A genomic window from Gossypium hirsutum isolate 1008001.06 chromosome D12, Gossypium_hirsutum_v2.1, whole genome shotgun sequence includes:
- the LOC107939795 gene encoding calmodulin-binding protein 60 A isoform X3 gives MKLQSVQHLLEPVLEPLIRRVVKEEVELALRKHLNNMKRNGGKEVNSSESRSLQLQFLNNLSLPVFTGARIEAEDCSTIKVAIVDALTGQIVTSGPESSAKIEVVVLEGDFDGDEEDNWAVEEFNNNIVKEREGKKPLLTGDAFLTLTEGIGLVGEISFTDNSSWTRCRRFRLGARVVDGSGGTRVREAKTESFIVRDHRGELYKKHHPPSLSDEVWRLEKIGKDGAFHKRLSRENINTVKDFLTMLCINPPRLQHILGTGMSAKMWEITVEHARTCVLDKRRHVYCPPGSQQKSGVVFNVVGQLTGLLSECQYLTTDKLSETEKIEAQNLAISAFEHWAEVISFDDEASLISSCSKLAKIPCTNSAKTENSNGSKVLASQKMDGYDYAQTSASSPDIISTIYSVWGMGGLEDYALHGIENPDLRYDQTLSYPGQVNNSLTCDADISQTFGDEDHLGYFDGDLHSQGLGLESQADLQTAVDGFLVQRKVADQAKSRWTKVFSVLKWFSIKRKVKEKFLGLRYGTGL, from the exons ATGAAGTTGCAGTCTGTCCAACATTTGCTGGAGCCAGTTTTGGAGCCATTGATTCGTAGGGTG GTCAAAGAAGAAGTTGAATTGGCTCTTAGAAAGCATTTGAATAATATGAAAAG GAATGGTGGGAAGGAGGTAAATTCTTCCGAGTCAAGAAGCTTACAACTCCAATTCTTAAATAATCTCTCCCTTCCTGTGTTCACTGGAGCACGAATTGAGGCAGAAGATTGTTCTACCATAAAAGTGGCTATAGTTGATGCTCTTACTGGACAAATAGTTACCTCTGGTCCGGAGTCTTCTGCCAAAATAGAAGTTGTAGTCCTTGAGGGAGATTTTGATGGTGATGAGGAGGACAACTGGGCGGTTGAAGAGTTTAACAATAACATTGTAAAAGAGAGAGAAGGAAAGAAACCTCTTCTTACCGGAGATGCATTTCTAACTCTCACCGAGGGCATAGGTTTAGTGGGTGAGATTTCATTTACAGATAATTCAAGCTGGACTAGATGCCGTCGTTTCAGACTTGGTGCTAGAGTTGTGGATGGCTCTGGTGGCACTAGAGTAAGAGAAGCAAAGACAGAATCCTTCATTGTCAGGGATCACCGTGGAGAAT TATACAAGAAGCATCATCCTCCATCTCTTTCTGATGAAGTATGGAGATTAGAGAAAATTGGCAAAGATGGGGCTTTCCATAAGCGCTTGAGTCGGGAAAATATCAACACTGTTAAGGATTTCTTGACCATGCTCTGTATAAATCCTCCAAGGCTTCAACAT ATCCTCGGCACCGGTATGTCTGCTAAGATGTGGGAAATCACCGTGGAGCATGCTCGAACATGTGTGCTTGATAAGAGGAGGCACGTGTATTGCCCTCCTGGTTCTCAACAGAAATCTGGTGTGGTCTTCAACGTCGTGGGACAATTGACAGGACTACTTTCAGAATGCCAGTACCTTACAACTGATAAGCTATCAGAAACTGAGAAG ATTGAAGCTCAAAACTTGGCAATTTCTGCATTTGAACATTGGGCAGAAGTCATCTCGTTTGACGACGAAGCCTCTCTCATAAGTAGTTGTTCAAAATTAGCTAAGATTCCTTGCACAAACTCTGCCAAGACAGAGAATTCTAATGGTAGCAAGGTTTTGGCTTCTCAAAAGATGGATGGATATGATTATGCTCAAACAAGTGCTTCTTCTCCCGATATCATCTCAACCATCTATTCAGTTTGGGGTATGGGTGGATTGGAGGATTATGCCCTGCATGGTATCGAAAACCCGGATCTTAGATATGATCAAACATTGAGTTATCCTGGCCAAGTCAATAATTCCCTAACGTGTGACGCAGATATTTCTCAGACTTTTGGTGACGAGGATCATCTTGGATATTTTGATGGTGATCTTCATTCCCAGGGCCTTGGTTTGGAGTCACAAGCGGATCTACAAACTGCTGTTGACGGATTCCTTGTGCAACGTAAAGTTGCTGACCAAGCGAAGAGTAGATGGACCAAGGTTTTTAGTGTACTGAAGTGGTTCTCTATCAAAAgaaaagttaaagaaaaatttCTAGGTCTGAGATATGGCACTGGACTTTAA
- the LOC107939795 gene encoding calmodulin-binding protein 60 A isoform X2: MKRVLRRRSIPDSAKFRQWIGNVVQEVMKLQSVQHLLEPVLEPLIRRVVKEEVELALRKHLNNMKRNGGKEVNSSESRSLQLQFLNNLSLPVFTGARIEAEDCSTIKVAIVDALTGQIVTSGPESSAKIEVVVLEGDFDGDEEDNWAVEEFNNNIVKEREGKKPLLTGDAFLTLTEGIGLVGEISFTDNSSWTRCRRFRLGARVVDGSGGTRVREAKTESFIVRDHRGELYKKHHPPSLSDEVWRLEKIGKDGAFHKRLSRENINTVKDFLTMLCINPPRLQHILGTGMSAKMWEITVEHARTCVLDKRRHVYCPPGSQQKSGVVFNVVGQLTGLLSECQYLTTDKLSETEKIEAQNLAISAFEHWAEVISFDDEASLISSCSKLAKIPCTNSAKTENSNGSKVLASQKMDGYDYAQTSASSPDIISTIYSVWGMGGLEDYALHGIENPDLRYDQTLSYPGQVNNSLTCDADISQTFGDEDHLGYFDGDLHSQGLGLESQADLQTAVDGFLVQRKVADQAKSRWTKVFSVLKWFSIKRKVKEKFLGLRYGTGL, from the exons atgaaaagagtTTTGCGGCGAAGAAGCATCCCAGATTCCGCCAAATTCAGGCAATGGATAGGAAA TGTGGTTCAGGAGGTGATGAAGTTGCAGTCTGTCCAACATTTGCTGGAGCCAGTTTTGGAGCCATTGATTCGTAGGGTG GTCAAAGAAGAAGTTGAATTGGCTCTTAGAAAGCATTTGAATAATATGAAAAG GAATGGTGGGAAGGAGGTAAATTCTTCCGAGTCAAGAAGCTTACAACTCCAATTCTTAAATAATCTCTCCCTTCCTGTGTTCACTGGAGCACGAATTGAGGCAGAAGATTGTTCTACCATAAAAGTGGCTATAGTTGATGCTCTTACTGGACAAATAGTTACCTCTGGTCCGGAGTCTTCTGCCAAAATAGAAGTTGTAGTCCTTGAGGGAGATTTTGATGGTGATGAGGAGGACAACTGGGCGGTTGAAGAGTTTAACAATAACATTGTAAAAGAGAGAGAAGGAAAGAAACCTCTTCTTACCGGAGATGCATTTCTAACTCTCACCGAGGGCATAGGTTTAGTGGGTGAGATTTCATTTACAGATAATTCAAGCTGGACTAGATGCCGTCGTTTCAGACTTGGTGCTAGAGTTGTGGATGGCTCTGGTGGCACTAGAGTAAGAGAAGCAAAGACAGAATCCTTCATTGTCAGGGATCACCGTGGAGAAT TATACAAGAAGCATCATCCTCCATCTCTTTCTGATGAAGTATGGAGATTAGAGAAAATTGGCAAAGATGGGGCTTTCCATAAGCGCTTGAGTCGGGAAAATATCAACACTGTTAAGGATTTCTTGACCATGCTCTGTATAAATCCTCCAAGGCTTCAACAT ATCCTCGGCACCGGTATGTCTGCTAAGATGTGGGAAATCACCGTGGAGCATGCTCGAACATGTGTGCTTGATAAGAGGAGGCACGTGTATTGCCCTCCTGGTTCTCAACAGAAATCTGGTGTGGTCTTCAACGTCGTGGGACAATTGACAGGACTACTTTCAGAATGCCAGTACCTTACAACTGATAAGCTATCAGAAACTGAGAAG ATTGAAGCTCAAAACTTGGCAATTTCTGCATTTGAACATTGGGCAGAAGTCATCTCGTTTGACGACGAAGCCTCTCTCATAAGTAGTTGTTCAAAATTAGCTAAGATTCCTTGCACAAACTCTGCCAAGACAGAGAATTCTAATGGTAGCAAGGTTTTGGCTTCTCAAAAGATGGATGGATATGATTATGCTCAAACAAGTGCTTCTTCTCCCGATATCATCTCAACCATCTATTCAGTTTGGGGTATGGGTGGATTGGAGGATTATGCCCTGCATGGTATCGAAAACCCGGATCTTAGATATGATCAAACATTGAGTTATCCTGGCCAAGTCAATAATTCCCTAACGTGTGACGCAGATATTTCTCAGACTTTTGGTGACGAGGATCATCTTGGATATTTTGATGGTGATCTTCATTCCCAGGGCCTTGGTTTGGAGTCACAAGCGGATCTACAAACTGCTGTTGACGGATTCCTTGTGCAACGTAAAGTTGCTGACCAAGCGAAGAGTAGATGGACCAAGGTTTTTAGTGTACTGAAGTGGTTCTCTATCAAAAgaaaagttaaagaaaaatttCTAGGTCTGAGATATGGCACTGGACTTTAA
- the LOC107939795 gene encoding calmodulin-binding protein 60 A isoform X1 translates to MNLIVSHHRYRLAFGVFLLLELVVVMSQKRPQEDGKARPSEGNSPDQDKRRRVPTLRNVVQEVMKLQSVQHLLEPVLEPLIRRVVKEEVELALRKHLNNMKRNGGKEVNSSESRSLQLQFLNNLSLPVFTGARIEAEDCSTIKVAIVDALTGQIVTSGPESSAKIEVVVLEGDFDGDEEDNWAVEEFNNNIVKEREGKKPLLTGDAFLTLTEGIGLVGEISFTDNSSWTRCRRFRLGARVVDGSGGTRVREAKTESFIVRDHRGELYKKHHPPSLSDEVWRLEKIGKDGAFHKRLSRENINTVKDFLTMLCINPPRLQHILGTGMSAKMWEITVEHARTCVLDKRRHVYCPPGSQQKSGVVFNVVGQLTGLLSECQYLTTDKLSETEKIEAQNLAISAFEHWAEVISFDDEASLISSCSKLAKIPCTNSAKTENSNGSKVLASQKMDGYDYAQTSASSPDIISTIYSVWGMGGLEDYALHGIENPDLRYDQTLSYPGQVNNSLTCDADISQTFGDEDHLGYFDGDLHSQGLGLESQADLQTAVDGFLVQRKVADQAKSRWTKVFSVLKWFSIKRKVKEKFLGLRYGTGL, encoded by the exons ATGAACCTAATCGTTTCCCACCATCGATACCGCTTAGCTTTTGGGGTGTTTTTGTTGTTGGAGTTAGTAGTAGTAATGTCACAGAAAAGGCCCCAGGAGGATGGTAAGGCTCGACCGTCTGAAGGGAACAGTCCTGATCAAGATAAACGGAGAAGGGTTCCAACCTTGAGAAA TGTGGTTCAGGAGGTGATGAAGTTGCAGTCTGTCCAACATTTGCTGGAGCCAGTTTTGGAGCCATTGATTCGTAGGGTG GTCAAAGAAGAAGTTGAATTGGCTCTTAGAAAGCATTTGAATAATATGAAAAG GAATGGTGGGAAGGAGGTAAATTCTTCCGAGTCAAGAAGCTTACAACTCCAATTCTTAAATAATCTCTCCCTTCCTGTGTTCACTGGAGCACGAATTGAGGCAGAAGATTGTTCTACCATAAAAGTGGCTATAGTTGATGCTCTTACTGGACAAATAGTTACCTCTGGTCCGGAGTCTTCTGCCAAAATAGAAGTTGTAGTCCTTGAGGGAGATTTTGATGGTGATGAGGAGGACAACTGGGCGGTTGAAGAGTTTAACAATAACATTGTAAAAGAGAGAGAAGGAAAGAAACCTCTTCTTACCGGAGATGCATTTCTAACTCTCACCGAGGGCATAGGTTTAGTGGGTGAGATTTCATTTACAGATAATTCAAGCTGGACTAGATGCCGTCGTTTCAGACTTGGTGCTAGAGTTGTGGATGGCTCTGGTGGCACTAGAGTAAGAGAAGCAAAGACAGAATCCTTCATTGTCAGGGATCACCGTGGAGAAT TATACAAGAAGCATCATCCTCCATCTCTTTCTGATGAAGTATGGAGATTAGAGAAAATTGGCAAAGATGGGGCTTTCCATAAGCGCTTGAGTCGGGAAAATATCAACACTGTTAAGGATTTCTTGACCATGCTCTGTATAAATCCTCCAAGGCTTCAACAT ATCCTCGGCACCGGTATGTCTGCTAAGATGTGGGAAATCACCGTGGAGCATGCTCGAACATGTGTGCTTGATAAGAGGAGGCACGTGTATTGCCCTCCTGGTTCTCAACAGAAATCTGGTGTGGTCTTCAACGTCGTGGGACAATTGACAGGACTACTTTCAGAATGCCAGTACCTTACAACTGATAAGCTATCAGAAACTGAGAAG ATTGAAGCTCAAAACTTGGCAATTTCTGCATTTGAACATTGGGCAGAAGTCATCTCGTTTGACGACGAAGCCTCTCTCATAAGTAGTTGTTCAAAATTAGCTAAGATTCCTTGCACAAACTCTGCCAAGACAGAGAATTCTAATGGTAGCAAGGTTTTGGCTTCTCAAAAGATGGATGGATATGATTATGCTCAAACAAGTGCTTCTTCTCCCGATATCATCTCAACCATCTATTCAGTTTGGGGTATGGGTGGATTGGAGGATTATGCCCTGCATGGTATCGAAAACCCGGATCTTAGATATGATCAAACATTGAGTTATCCTGGCCAAGTCAATAATTCCCTAACGTGTGACGCAGATATTTCTCAGACTTTTGGTGACGAGGATCATCTTGGATATTTTGATGGTGATCTTCATTCCCAGGGCCTTGGTTTGGAGTCACAAGCGGATCTACAAACTGCTGTTGACGGATTCCTTGTGCAACGTAAAGTTGCTGACCAAGCGAAGAGTAGATGGACCAAGGTTTTTAGTGTACTGAAGTGGTTCTCTATCAAAAgaaaagttaaagaaaaatttCTAGGTCTGAGATATGGCACTGGACTTTAA
- the LOC107939795 gene encoding calmodulin-binding protein 60 A isoform X4 has protein sequence MNLIVSHHRYRLAFGVFLLLELVVVMSQKRPQEDGKARPSEGNSPDQDKRRRVPTLRNVVQEVMKLQSVQHLLEPVLEPLIRRVVKEEVELALRKHLNNMKRNGGKEVNSSESRSLQLQFLNNLSLPVFTGARIEAEDCSTIKVAIVDALTGQIVTSGPESSAKIEVVVLEGDFDGDEEDNWAVEEFNNNIVKEREGKKPLLTGDAFLTLTEGIGLVGEISFTDNSSWTRCRRFRLGARVVDGSGGTRVREAKTESFIVRDHRGELYKKHHPPSLSDEVWRLEKIGKDGAFHKRLSRENINTVKDFLTMLCINPPRLQHIFADPRHRYVC, from the exons ATGAACCTAATCGTTTCCCACCATCGATACCGCTTAGCTTTTGGGGTGTTTTTGTTGTTGGAGTTAGTAGTAGTAATGTCACAGAAAAGGCCCCAGGAGGATGGTAAGGCTCGACCGTCTGAAGGGAACAGTCCTGATCAAGATAAACGGAGAAGGGTTCCAACCTTGAGAAA TGTGGTTCAGGAGGTGATGAAGTTGCAGTCTGTCCAACATTTGCTGGAGCCAGTTTTGGAGCCATTGATTCGTAGGGTG GTCAAAGAAGAAGTTGAATTGGCTCTTAGAAAGCATTTGAATAATATGAAAAG GAATGGTGGGAAGGAGGTAAATTCTTCCGAGTCAAGAAGCTTACAACTCCAATTCTTAAATAATCTCTCCCTTCCTGTGTTCACTGGAGCACGAATTGAGGCAGAAGATTGTTCTACCATAAAAGTGGCTATAGTTGATGCTCTTACTGGACAAATAGTTACCTCTGGTCCGGAGTCTTCTGCCAAAATAGAAGTTGTAGTCCTTGAGGGAGATTTTGATGGTGATGAGGAGGACAACTGGGCGGTTGAAGAGTTTAACAATAACATTGTAAAAGAGAGAGAAGGAAAGAAACCTCTTCTTACCGGAGATGCATTTCTAACTCTCACCGAGGGCATAGGTTTAGTGGGTGAGATTTCATTTACAGATAATTCAAGCTGGACTAGATGCCGTCGTTTCAGACTTGGTGCTAGAGTTGTGGATGGCTCTGGTGGCACTAGAGTAAGAGAAGCAAAGACAGAATCCTTCATTGTCAGGGATCACCGTGGAGAAT TATACAAGAAGCATCATCCTCCATCTCTTTCTGATGAAGTATGGAGATTAGAGAAAATTGGCAAAGATGGGGCTTTCCATAAGCGCTTGAGTCGGGAAAATATCAACACTGTTAAGGATTTCTTGACCATGCTCTGTATAAATCCTCCAAGGCTTCAACAT ATATTTGCAGATCCTCGGCACCGGTATGTCTGCTAA
- the LOC107941539 gene encoding peroxidase 31 — MAFPSFLFLLILLPLFFSNIPFSLSQSQLSPDYYRQFCPNLDNIIRDVVTTKQISNPTTAAGTLRLFFHDCMIGGCDASVLISSNSFNKAERDADINLSLPGDAFDVIVRAKTAVELSCPGIVSCADILALATRNAITMVGGPFYTVNLGRKDSLVSTQSSVEGHMPLANMTMDEIIKKFESKNFTVQELVALTGAHTLGFAHCKEFAYGLFRYSKTVPTDPAYNPKYAEALKKLCHNYEKNPAMSAFNDVMTPSKFDNLYYQNLEKGMGLLESDNALFQNPKTRPFVQLYAKNQTAFFNDFARAIEKLSLNGVKTGNQGEVRRKCDAFNSIHI, encoded by the coding sequence ATGGCTTTTCCTTCCTTTCTCTTCCTCCTCATCCTCCTTCCCCTTTTCTTCTCCAATATCCCTTTCTCACTCTCACAGTCCCAACTTTCGCCTGACTATTACAGGCAATTTTGCCCTAACTTGGACAACATCATTCGAGATGTCGTCACCACCAAACAGATCAGCAACCCCACCACCGCCGCTGGCACCCTTCGCCTCTTCTTCCACGACTGCATGATAGGAGGCTGTGACGCTTCCGTACTCATCTCCAGCAATTCCTTCAACAAGGCCGAACGTGACGCCGACATCAACCTCTCTCTTCCCGGCGATGCTTTCGACGTAATTGTACGTGCCAAGACTGCCGTCGAGCTTTCCTGCCCCGGCATTGTCTCTTGCGCCGACATCCTCGCCTTGGCCACACGTAACGCCATTACCATGGTTGGGGGACCCTTCTACACCGTTAACCTTGGCCGCAAGGACAGCCTGGTGTCCACTCAGTCCAGCGTAGAAGGGCACATGCCACTGGCTAACATGACCATGGATGAGATCATCAAAAAGTTTGAATCCAAGAACTTCACCGTTCAAGAATTGGTCGCCCTCACCGGTGCCCACACCCTCGGATTCGCTCACTGCAAGGAGTTCGCTTACGGGCTCTTCAGGTATAGCAAAACTGTCCCCACCGATCCTGCTTATAATCCCAAGTATGCCGAGGCTCTAAAGAAACTCTGTCACAACTATGAGAAGAATCCTGCAATGTCAGCTTTCAATGATGTAATGACTCCATCCAAGTTTGACAATCTTTATTACCAGAACTTGGAGAAGGGAATGGGGCTGTTGGAATCTGACAATGCGCTGTTCCAGAACCCCAAAACCAGGCCTTTCGtgcaattgtatgctaaaaacCAGACTGCTTTTTTCAATGATTTCGCTCGAGCAATTGAGAAGCTTAGCCTTAATGGGGTTAAGACTGGGAATCAAGGAGAAGTCAGGCGGAAATGCGATGCTTTTAACTCTATTCACATTTGA